CACCCGGCTGCCCGGTCGCGCTGCGCACATTGCGAGCCACCTGTACCGACCAGTTGAAGCGGTGGTTTTCTGACGCGGTGTCAGTCAACCAATCTTCTGGGACTCGGAAGCTCGTTCCAAGGGTCGGCTGCGTCAACTCGGCGCGGAGATTGCCCTCCGGGCTAACCCGAACGACATAGACCTCATCGGGCGCCAGCGTCCCAACCGAGAGCCACTGCAAAACCACCGGCTGGCCGCCCAGTTCCGCTCCATCGAGAGGAAAGAGAAGCTGCGGCGCGGGCCAGGGAGGACCAGGCGTTGCTGTTGGAGTAGGCACGGGTGTCGCCGTGGCCGATTCCACCGGAACTGGTGTGGCCGTTGGGATCACCGTTCCGACCGGCACGACGATCTGGTCGCCCGGGCGAATGATCGTATCCGCGTTGATGATCTTTTCATTGGCCGCAACAATGGCGCCGGCGCTGCTTCCCAGCCGGCGGGCGATATTATCCACCGTATCGCCGGCCTGCACTACCACCAGGTAGATGGCACTTTCTGGCGTAGGAGTTGCCGTGGGCAGGGGATTGCCATCCGCGTCGCGCGGCACCGGTTCAGGTGGAATCTTCAGCTTCTGATCAATCCGAATCAGATCGCTGGTGAGGCCATTGAAGATCAGCAAGTCCTCGACGTCTACAGCAAACTCGGCCGAGATCCTCTCGACGGTGTCACCGCGCACCACGGTGTAGATGATCGGGGTCGGCGTTGCTGCAGGGGTTGGCGAATCTGCCGGCGTCAGCGCAGCAGTTGGGGCGACTTCTCCAGAAGCTGCTGCTCCGGAAGATTCAGGCGTGACGCTGCGCGCAATGGCCGTCAGTTGTGGTGGTGCACCCGTCGATTCGGGGCCGGCGCCCGTCGTCCACCATAGAAACGCCACGCCAAGAGCCACGAGTAAAAGGACCAGCTCTCCTATCGGCACCCGGAAACCCCCGCGACGCTTCTGTTCCTCCAACGCATACCCGCACATAAAACAAGTGTCCGCCCGTTGCGCGACATGTTGTCCGCAGTTAGGGCAGTAGCGGATTGGTCGCAGGTCGGATGAGAGTTCAGGTTGGTTAGGCATGTCAAGATGTCAGAATACCATTATGTCAAGATGTCGGAATACCAGAGTGTCGGAATGCCAGATAGCTGATACGTGTCGCGTTTCATTTTTGGCAATCGGATGGTTTGGGCCGATCCCAGAGTAAGAGGAACAGGATGAAGACCAGGCTAAGAAGAGAGATGATCGCGCCAAGCGTACGAACGGGTGTCGTGCCATGGCGGATTTCGACCATGTGCTGCCCGGCGGGCAGGTCGACGGTGATCAGGCCATAGGGTGCTGCGTTTCCGTGCGACACACGCTCCCCATCGATGGTGGCAGCCCAGCCCGGAAAGTCGTAGGTAAGGAACTGCAATGTCAGCGGTTCGGTTGCCTCCACATCGACCGACACGGAGGCGCCGCCAACCCGCTGCCCGCGGAGCTGCCCGGTGCCGTTCAGGATCACCACCTTTTCCAGGGGCTGCCCGGACCGGTATTGCCCGACCAGGGGTGTGTCTGTCGGAGCCGCATCGGCGTACACCGTGATGCCAATCATGTCCGGATGCTGCGTTTCGAAGTTGATGATCGATAGCGCACTCTCGTTCTCGGGACGAATATCTGTGTACTGCGGTGCCGTGTAGGGAAAGCTGGACAATACCACGACCAGCGCCATCACGTAAGCAGCCGGGGTATCCAGATTGAATGGCGAGGGACTATTGGCGAGGCGCAGCAGGTTAACGACAGCGCCGCCGGCCAGAACCGCCACCGTCAAGGAAACCAGTCCCAGCAGTCGCCAGGGAAACTGAATGAGAGCCAGAGGACTCACGGAATCCCAAACAGGCTGGGCAACCGGCATCATCAATACCAGTAGCACCAGCGTCGCCAATGCAAAGAAGGCAGTGGTAGATCGGCCGATCGCCTCACGCCTCAATCCGGCCACCAGCCCAGCCAATGCCAGCCCGGCGCCGATGATTCCCAGCTGAAAGCCCATGCCATCCCCGATGCCCAAAGGATCATCGGAATAGCCAAAGCCCCAGAATGGATCCAGGAATTGGTTGAAAAAAACGAAGTGTTGCCGGTAGCTGTAGGTACCCTGTACCCACTGGGACTGCACGATGTACTGTCGCTCCAACAACATAGGTAACAAAAAGATCGCCGCCAGGCCGACGGCCAGCAGCCCGGCAACCAGCGCGCTCAAGCTGCTTTGCCAAAGGCTGGTCCAACCAGCATGCTGTGGCGGCTGTGTCTCCGGAGTTGCAGCCATGCCAGAAGTCTGGGCAACGCCAGGGTCATGCCGTTCATGAGAGCCGATGGCACTCCGGTAGCTGCGTCGCACCACGGCAAAACCCACGTAGGCCATCAACAGCGGCGTAAATATCAGGATGCTGGCGGTGTGGGTGAGCATCAGGCCGGCCAGGGCCAGCGCGGCCAGCGCCACCCGCCGCGTTCCACCCCTCTCAATCAGGTCGTCGAATGCCAGCAGTACCCAGGGAAACCAGGCCATTGCACAGAATTCGGCAAAGGCCGCACGCACGGAGATGGTCAGCAAATGATAGGGCGCGTAAACATAGATCAGGGCCGCCACCAGGGCCGCTGCCCGTCCCAGGGAGGTGTCACCCCACCAGCGACGCGACAACAGGTACATGCCCCAACCACCGGCAACAAAGGCCAGGGCCCAGGTTACTTTCACCGCCGCTGTGAAGCCCAGCCCCAGCAGGTGGAAGAACTCCGCCACGAAGTAGGCCAGGGGGGCGTAGAGCAGCCACAAGGGATAACCAAAACCCAGGGCGTGATCGGGTCCCCAACGGGGCCAAAGAGCACCATCGCGGATAGCCGAGTCGAACTCGACCAGGAAAAAGACAGAATGCCCGGCATCGTGCGCGTCAAAGAAATAGCCCGGGCTGAACAGCGGGGCCACGGCAAAAACAGACAGCATAAGCAGGAAAATCAGTTCCCTGTCAATGTTGACACGCAGTCGGTTCATGGTTATCAGAATGTCAGAATATCAGATGGTCGGATGGTCAGAATGTCATGATTTCGCATCTCGATACGAAGTCCCGTAGCGGATTTTGGCATCTTGACATACTAAAGTGATTCCTGATAGATACCAGGAGTTTGTAAGCAGTCATCCATGCTGCGCGAGCATCTCATAACCCTTGGTTTCAAAGTGGCATTGCTTTAGCACCACATCAACCCAACGCCTCGGCAACCACATCATGCGCGATGGCTCGCCAGCGGCCCCAATAGCTTCGTTCACCGGGAATATCCCGCAGCCGAACTGCCACCGCCGGCAGTTCCTGGGGCCATACCGCTATTACCTGCTCGACCTCATCCTGATCAAGTCTTGGGAAACCACCAACCTCCTTCAAATGAAAGAGGTAGGAAACGAAAGGAACAACGATCTCTTCGAAGGCCAGCCTGTAGGACAAAACGGCCAGAAAACTTTGGATCTGAACCTGAAGACCGGTCTCTTCCCCGACCTCCCGGGTGAGTGCGTCCAGCACCGGCTCCTGCAGACCCACACCACCGCTCAAGAGCCGGAAAACGCCGTTACGATAGTGGGCCTTGCGATGCAACAACACGCGCCCATCGGGACGTTCCAGGGCAAACACGACCTCGCCTCGGCGATCTCCATACCTGCGGAAGCGGGTCAGGAATAGCTGCTCGCCGATCGGCAGGTCATACTGCTCCCGCCGCGGTTGCCCGAAACGGCCAGAAATGGCCTGGACTTCCCCTTCGTCGATCATATGCGTCTCCAGATACCAAATAGCAGCCGGCCAAAAACAAGCAGGCCAAACAGGAACCATCCGAGCAGGGATATCCGCTTGCTGACCGTTCGAATCGTCGTATCATCGAAGCGCACGAGTACGTAGTGTTCCCCTTCGGGCACCGGGACGACGATGCGTGCCAGCGGTCCATCCTCCCGCTCCAGGGGCAGTTCATCGATGACAGGCCCATCCTCGCTTTCCAGCAGATAGGCCCGCCAGCCAGGGAACCAGGCGATATTGAAGACCAGCTTCTGGTCGGCAGCGCCTACGTGCACCCAGAGCTTTTCGTGGGCACTGCCCATGTCCAGGCTCCACACGGCCAGGGTCTCATTCTGGGGCATCTGGCGATAGTCTATCTTGCTGGTCACGGCGGCGGCCTGCCGGGCAATGGCAGCTTCCTGCGCCTCTCTTGTCGCATCGGGACCGAGCGGTGGATCATCGGCCTGCACATAGAGTTCCGCCATGTCAGACCACATTTCCCGCTGTGAGAGATCGACCCACTTGGGCGCACCTGTCATCCGATCACTGCTCTGTTGAAAGCGCATCAGCGCCGCGTAGCTGACCGGGCCTTGCTGCGGCGTCGGATCCGACGTTCGGGTCTGAAGATAGGGATAGCTACCCAGAATCACCAGCAACACCAGAAGGACCGTCGGCAGGTTCAGGCGGGAGTTGCGGTCCTGTTCCTCGGCGCGGCTGCGACTGGGAAGCAGGTCAAAGCCGCTGCGAGCGACGCTGCCTGCCAGGATCGCCAGGGGAGCGGCTGTCAACATCAGCCAACGCCAGGGAAACTGGGCATAGCTGACAAAGCCGAGATTACGCCAGGCCCAGAGGGAAACCGGCAGCATCAAAAAAATCACCAACAGCAGCCAGCCCCAGAAAAAACGCATCTCCCGGCGCTGCGCCGGTGGCATTCGACGCAATCCGGCGATTCCAATAATCGCCAGCACCACCGGCACGACGCCCAGTTGAAAGCTCAGACCACCCTGCTGCAGATCGTCAGGGCCAGGTTGGCTGATTCCAAAACCCCATCCAGGCTGGAAGAGCTGGTGTGGATAGACGAAGTGCTGCTCCGGAGCATAGTAGCCGCCGTACCACTGATCCTGGTTGACGTATTGCGATTCCGACAGCGCAGGCATCCAGAAGAAAGCGCTCATCAACAGGCCAAGAAAGATGCCAATGGCGGGCGCTGCGCTGATCCGGATCAGGTTGGCAATGAAGGGCAGCAGGGACTCCTTGGAAAGTTTGCGCAGCGGCTGCTCCTCGTTGATACGATTCAGCAGCAATAACAGGGCATAGAGCCCCAGCAAAGGTGTAAAGATCAACGCCACCAGGTTGCTGGTCAACATCAACCCGCAGTAGGAGAGAGCGATGCCCACCGTCGGCCAAACCAGAGATCGTCCATCGCCAGGACGGCTGGACTCGAAGGCCGAGCGCACGCTCCACAGAATGAAGGGCAACCAGGCCATGGCGACATATTCCGCCAGGCTGGCCCGCACATAGACCTCCAGCAGCCGGTAGGGGATAAACACATAGGCCACGGCAGCGATCAACGCAGCGTTACGCCCCAGCCAGGAGCGCGCGAAGCCATACATGCCGATGCCGGAAGCCAGCATGGCAAGCAGGTAGACCATCTCGACGCTCAGGGTAAACCCGAATCCGAGAAAACGGTAAAAGAGCATTCCGATGAAGGTGGGTAGCGGCCCGTAGATCAGGAACATGGGATAGCCGTAGCCCCACGAGAAGTCGGGGGACCAACGGGCCAGCCAATCGCCATCGCCCACACCCTGGTTGTACTCAAAGATGAAATAGACGTCGTGGCGAGCGTCGTGGGCGTTCCAGAAATAGCCGGGCGCCAACAGAGGCGCCGCAGCAACCAGTGTAAGCAATAACAGCAGCAACAGCTGGGGGCTTAGCAAAGAATGGCGTGATTGCCCGTTCACGACCCCACCTCCAGGACGACTTTATCGTCGCCATTGGCGGGTAATCGCTGGCCGGTCTGCCAATCGTAAAGGCCCAGATAGATCTGGCGCACATCGCCAGCGCGCCCGGGATCGATCTCCAGACGATAAACGTTGGACACGATCTCGCCCAGCGCCCAGCCTGTCGTCGGGTAGGACTGCCCTTCGAGCTGCGGCGGGCCATCCCACTGGGCGACTCTGCTGCCGTTCTCATCCACGGCATGCACGAAGACGTTGTAGTCGACCTCCACTGGCTGGAGGGCTTGCCAATCGACGGTGATCGTCAGCGCCTCACCTGCCATCCCGGAGGGACTATCGATCGCACCAGTGTCCTCTATGGCAGCCTCGGCAGGCTGGGCCACGTTTGCCGTCAAAAGCGTGATGGTTTCGTCGCCGAAGATGCTTGCCACATGCAGGTCGGGCAGAGATTGGGTGTACCGCGGAGCCAGGTAGCCATAGCTGCTCAGCACGACGAAAGCCAGCAGGGCTGCCCAGATCGCTTGCGCGGCCAACCGTCGTTCAAGCAGAATGACGCTGCCGGCAGCCAACGCCAACCAGGGGCCGGCAAGGACAAGGAGTTGCCAGGGATAAGCGAGCGTTGTCGAGAGAAACGGCAGCAGGCTCCACAGGGGCCGGGCCAGGGTCGTGGCAAACAAGGTCACTACCAGCACCGCCAGAAGGGCGAAAACAACCGCGTACCTCATGTCGTGTGATGCACGACCACCCAGGTAGCCCTTGCTCGCGGAGTCCTGCGTGGCCCCCTCTCGACCTCCGTCAAATAAAAGCAACGCCGCAAGCATCGCCAGGCCAACGGCAGCCAGGCCCAGTTGGAAGGGTGGATCTCCTTTCCAGTCGGGTGTACTGCCACCGAACTGCCACAACGAGGAGAAAAGCTGATAGGGATGCACGGCATGATCGCCAAATCCGCCTGGATCTCCCCCTGCCAGAGTCAGCGAACCGTGCAGAAGCCAATCGATGACCGATCCCAGCAGCAACCCGGCAGCAATAGCGGCCGCAGCCGGTAGCCGTCCCGATCGCGTGCCGGCCGGCCAAAACGCCCAGGCCAGCAAGATCACCGAAGCCCACAGGGCCAAACCGGGCTGGCTCAGAAAGAGCAAAACTATGCCAACGGCAATCGCGGTCAACCAGCCGGCCGTTGCGGTGCCAGACTGCTCCGGGGTCTGCCCTGCAGGGTCACTCCCGGCTACGATCCTGACATGGTTGATGGCCCACAGGACCCATGGCAGGCAAGCCAAAAAAAGCGCCTCGCCGGGCACACCCCGCAGGTAGATGATTGAAAGCAGGTATGGCCAGAACATCAACAGAGTGCCCGCCAGCACGCCGGCCCGTTCGGCAAAGACCTGCAGTCCCTTGTCGCGGGCAGAGGTGGTTGCCAGAAGGCGTATCCACAGATAGGCACCAAGGCCGCCCATCACGATGCTCAGACCGAAGACTACCTTGAGGGCAACGATCCCGCCCCAAAAAGGCTGAACCAACGAAGCCAGCCAGTAGGCCAGCGGCCCCTCGCCAGCCAGTGATCCCGCTTGTTCGCCGAGGGTCGGAAGCCAGCGCAGTTTGTTGCCCGAGCCTGCCAGTTGCTCCAGATTGAAGACAGCCAGGAAACCACTGTGAACCTGAAAATAGCCCGGGTAGAGCAACGGTGCCCAGGCGATGACAGACAGGAGGAATAGCAGAAAGGGGTAGATATTGAAGCGTCGTCGGGCAACCTGCCGAACATCAGCTTCTTGAAAATCAGAGGACCGGCTGGTTTGCCGGCCCGCTGCAACGGTCGCATTCGACATGTCCGCGATTATAGCATATTAACTGGTTAACTGGTTAATTACTGAATTGCTGAATTGTTTTCAAGAATCGGATGCTGCAAAATGTGATATGTTTTGAGGCAAGGTCGAGGATAAGATGCAAGCCGAGCTTAGGCGGCCTCTTCCGGCGCACCGGTCACCGTTGCCAGTCCGGAACGACACCTGGCGATCCCCTGCTCGTTCCCCTGTTTGGAAAAAAGGGCGAGACTCTCCTTGTAAAGCCTCGCTGCAAGCGGGTAATGGCCCTGAGACTGCACCAGGTGCGCGAGGTTGTGGAGCACATCGGCGATACTTGCCTCAAGGGACATCTTCCGTAACAAGTCCAGGCTCTCATCGTAGAGCGCGGCTGCCTGCTGGTAGTCACCCTGTTGCTGCGCCACCTGCGCGAGAATGTTGAGCGAGAGAGCGCGCACTACCCGTTCGCCGACCTGGCGGTGCATGACAATACTTTCCTCAAGTCGGGCACGCGCTGCGTCAAGGTTGCCTTGTAGCGAGTCCGTATATCCCCAGTTCATTAGTGGGATGCCGATACCCCATTTGTCGCCCGTCTCGCGAAACAGGGTCAGGCTCTCTTCAAACCGGGAACACGCACCGCTGTGGTCATGTCGTAGCAGATGCGCTTCCCCGACAACAGCGAGCGCGAGGGCCACACCCCATTTGTCCCCCGCCTGGCGGAATAACGCCACAGCCTCCTCGGCTGCGAGTTGGACTGAATCGCAGTCGGCCTGATAAGCCATTACCAATGCGAAGGCAGTCAGGGCCAGGGCCAGTTCCCATTCCTGTTCCTGCGAAGAGCCCAGTTCCCTGTAGATGAGGATGCTCTCCTCCAGAAGCAAGCGCGCAGCAGCAAGGTCGCCCGGCCAGGCCAACGCACCTGCCCCGGTCAGCACTCTGGCGCGCAAGGCGGGCGGGGCATCACTTCCTCTCTCCAGCGCTTTGGCCGACCAGTCACGCCCTTCGCTCAAGTAGCCGCGAATAGTCCAGAACCTCCCCAGTGCCCCGGCCAGTCGCAACCCCGCTTCGGCGTCCGCGGCGCGTTCAATGAACCATGCCAATGCCGCCCGCAGGTTGCCGTTCTCTGCGTCCAGCCGATCCAGCCACACCTGTTGCGCGCCAGTTCGCAGATGCGGATCGGCTTCCTCCGCCAGAGCCAGGTAGTATTCGGCATGTCGCTGCCGGATCATCTCTTCTTCGCCTCTCTCTGTCAGCCGCTCCAGTGCGTACGCGCGAATTGTCTCGAGCAGCGTGAAACGTGGCTCGCCGCCTTGCTCATGTTGTACAACGAGGCTGTTGTCAACCAGCGACGTCAGTACATCCAAGACAGGCGAGACATGATTATTGACGCCCCATGTCACTCTTTCTGCGGCTTCCAGCGTCCAGCCGCCAATGAACACGCCAAACCGGGCCAACAGCAACTGTTCTTCCGTCGTGAGCAGGGCATAGCTCCAATCAATCGCGTTGTACAATGTGCGGTGCCGAACTGGGACATCGCGCAGTCCATCCGTGTGCAGCATCAGCCGTCCGCCAATCCGTTCCAAAAGTGTCTTTGGCGGCAGCACTTTAGTCCGGGAAGCTACCAACTCGATCGCCAGTGGTAAACCGTCCAGATGGGCGCAGATAGCGGTGATCGCTGCGGCATTGTTTGCAGTGAGGATAAAGTCGGACCTGACGGCCCGGGCGCGCTCGGTGAACAAGGTAATGGCAGGGTAACGCATCAGTTCCGCCGTTTCATAACCATCATCCGTCCTGATGGGCAATGCCAGCGGAAGGACGGGAAACTGTCGTTCACGCCGGATGCGCAGCGGCGCACGACTGGTGACCATAGCGCTCAACCAGAGGCATTCGGCTAACAGTTCGCTGACGAGTGGCGCGGCCGTTACTACTTGCTCAAAGTTGTCCAGCACGAGCAGCATGTGCTTGTCGCGCAAATATTCTTTGAGACGGTCGGCGAAGGAGTAACCGCCAGCCTTGTTGACACCGAGTGTCCGGGCGATGGTTGCAGCAACCAGGTTCGGATCGCCGACGGGAGCAAGTGCGACGAAATATACACCATCGCCAAAATCGTCGAGCAGGCCAGCCGCAACCTGGATCGCCAGGCGTGTCTTGCCGACACCCGGAGGACCGGCAAGTGTGAGCAATCGGGTATCGGCGTCCACAAGA
The Chloroflexota bacterium genome window above contains:
- a CDS encoding LysM peptidoglycan-binding domain-containing protein, which codes for MCGYALEEQKRRGGFRVPIGELVLLLVALGVAFLWWTTGAGPESTGAPPQLTAIARSVTPESSGAAASGEVAPTAALTPADSPTPAATPTPIIYTVVRGDTVERISAEFAVDVEDLLIFNGLTSDLIRIDQKLKIPPEPVPRDADGNPLPTATPTPESAIYLVVVQAGDTVDNIARRLGSSAGAIVAANEKIINADTIIRPGDQIVVPVGTVIPTATPVPVESATATPVPTPTATPGPPWPAPQLLFPLDGAELGGQPVVLQWLSVGTLAPDEVYVVRVSPEGNLRAELTQPTLGTSFRVPEDWLTDTASENHRFNWSVQVARNVRSATGQPGALWATSFLSQPRLFLWLPSLPPPPPKGG
- a CDS encoding 6-pyruvoyl-tetrahydropterin synthase-related protein, coding for MNRLRVNIDRELIFLLMLSVFAVAPLFSPGYFFDAHDAGHSVFFLVEFDSAIRDGALWPRWGPDHALGFGYPLWLLYAPLAYFVAEFFHLLGLGFTAAVKVTWALAFVAGGWGMYLLSRRWWGDTSLGRAAALVAALIYVYAPYHLLTISVRAAFAEFCAMAWFPWVLLAFDDLIERGGTRRVALAALALAGLMLTHTASILIFTPLLMAYVGFAVVRRSYRSAIGSHERHDPGVAQTSGMAATPETQPPQHAGWTSLWQSSLSALVAGLLAVGLAAIFLLPMLLERQYIVQSQWVQGTYSYRQHFVFFNQFLDPFWGFGYSDDPLGIGDGMGFQLGIIGAGLALAGLVAGLRREAIGRSTTAFFALATLVLLVLMMPVAQPVWDSVSPLALIQFPWRLLGLVSLTVAVLAGGAVVNLLRLANSPSPFNLDTPAAYVMALVVVLSSFPYTAPQYTDIRPENESALSIINFETQHPDMIGITVYADAAPTDTPLVGQYRSGQPLEKVVILNGTGQLRGQRVGGASVSVDVEATEPLTLQFLTYDFPGWAATIDGERVSHGNAAPYGLITVDLPAGQHMVEIRHGTTPVRTLGAIISLLSLVFILFLLLWDRPKPSDCQK
- a CDS encoding NUDIX hydrolase, producing the protein MIDEGEVQAISGRFGQPRREQYDLPIGEQLFLTRFRRYGDRRGEVVFALERPDGRVLLHRKAHYRNGVFRLLSGGVGLQEPVLDALTREVGEETGLQVQIQSFLAVLSYRLAFEEIVVPFVSYLFHLKEVGGFPRLDQDEVEQVIAVWPQELPAVAVRLRDIPGERSYWGRWRAIAHDVVAEALG
- a CDS encoding tetratricopeptide repeat protein, which encodes MRGDTSFGQWLKQRRKALDLTQQELARQVGCAVITIQKIEANERRPSKQIAGLLAEHLGIADDERPTFVRFARMGASAPWSALSTRGSRHLTNLLAQPTPLIGRDQDVAAVRKCLVDADTRLLTLAGPPGVGKTRLAIQVAAGLLDDFGDGVYFVALAPVGDPNLVAATIARTLGVNKAGGYSFADRLKEYLRDKHMLLVLDNFEQVVTAAPLVSELLAECLWLSAMVTSRAPLRIRRERQFPVLPLALPIRTDDGYETAELMRYPAITLFTERARAVRSDFILTANNAAAITAICAHLDGLPLAIELVASRTKVLPPKTLLERIGGRLMLHTDGLRDVPVRHRTLYNAIDWSYALLTTEEQLLLARFGVFIGGWTLEAAERVTWGVNNHVSPVLDVLTSLVDNSLVVQHEQGGEPRFTLLETIRAYALERLTERGEEEMIRQRHAEYYLALAEEADPHLRTGAQQVWLDRLDAENGNLRAALAWFIERAADAEAGLRLAGALGRFWTIRGYLSEGRDWSAKALERGSDAPPALRARVLTGAGALAWPGDLAAARLLLEESILIYRELGSSQEQEWELALALTAFALVMAYQADCDSVQLAAEEAVALFRQAGDKWGVALALAVVGEAHLLRHDHSGACSRFEESLTLFRETGDKWGIGIPLMNWGYTDSLQGNLDAARARLEESIVMHRQVGERVVRALSLNILAQVAQQQGDYQQAAALYDESLDLLRKMSLEASIADVLHNLAHLVQSQGHYPLAARLYKESLALFSKQGNEQGIARCRSGLATVTGAPEEAA